One Chitinophaga sp. H8 DNA window includes the following coding sequences:
- a CDS encoding RNA polymerase sigma factor, with protein MRYQEMTDAELSERLVTQDRKAFSEIYNRYQKILCCHAYRMTRDVDLGMDIVQEVFYAIWKNVDQVDPQRPIDRYLFSCVVNRVINAIRNDKVRGNHLKRLQCHMTDYPPPDEKLIEKQLQEWLEHELQLLPEKMRHTFELSRKHQMSHKEISRQTGTTEGTVKKQIYYALHVLRTRLTTIFILLFLVNH; from the coding sequence ATGAGGTATCAAGAAATGACCGATGCAGAATTAAGCGAACGACTGGTCACCCAGGATCGTAAGGCGTTTTCTGAAATCTACAACCGCTATCAGAAGATACTGTGTTGCCATGCCTATAGAATGACCAGGGATGTTGATCTGGGAATGGATATTGTCCAGGAGGTATTTTATGCGATCTGGAAAAATGTGGATCAGGTAGATCCGCAAAGACCCATTGACAGGTACTTGTTTTCCTGCGTAGTCAATAGGGTGATCAACGCCATCAGAAATGATAAAGTGCGCGGTAACCACCTTAAACGGCTGCAATGCCATATGACGGATTATCCCCCGCCGGATGAAAAGCTGATTGAAAAACAACTCCAGGAATGGCTGGAGCATGAATTACAATTATTACCGGAGAAAATGCGACATACTTTTGAACTCAGCCGGAAGCATCAGATGAGTCACAAAGAAATTTCCAGGCAAACCGGAACGACAGAGGGAACGGTGAAAAAGCAGATCTATTATGCTTTACATGTGTTGAGAACAAGACTGACTACCATTTTCATTTTACTATTCCTGGTGAATCACTAG
- a CDS encoding FecR family protein encodes MTTQELKDLLERFEQGTCSEEEKQRVQRWYLEDAEEVDYSTLADFPEASQRIMNRLSRKRSGYSIKTWAIAAAVLALLSVSSAAYYYLLIRRPMQMNESAQILPGGNKAILTLSNGTAIRLDDLVAGSMRQEGEMTIEKTQDGTIRYSRKSGAANELTNALNTITTPRGGQYQVVLPDGTKVWLNAATKLTYPVSFTGRGTREVVLGGEAYFEVAKDKMHPFIVKSTDQIITVTGTHFHVSCYLNEPQITTLAEGSVQVFQPGTKKTQKLKPGQQTILSKDGIRVNEVNPEDFIAWKDGSFVFDQTPIRQVLQQISRWYDVDVDYSNLPDEYFDGDFPRSVKLPELLQKIQETSNIKIVIEGRRIRIK; translated from the coding sequence ATGACTACGCAAGAATTGAAAGATTTATTGGAACGCTTTGAGCAAGGTACTTGTTCGGAGGAGGAAAAGCAGCGTGTGCAAAGGTGGTATTTGGAGGATGCTGAGGAGGTTGACTATAGTACCCTTGCCGATTTTCCCGAAGCCAGCCAGCGGATTATGAATAGGCTCAGTCGGAAAAGGAGTGGCTATTCTATTAAAACCTGGGCGATTGCCGCTGCCGTTTTAGCGCTTTTAAGTGTGTCCTCCGCGGCCTATTATTATCTTTTGATCCGTAGGCCGATGCAGATGAACGAGAGTGCCCAGATTTTACCGGGAGGCAATAAGGCTATCCTGACGTTGAGTAATGGCACGGCCATTAGGCTTGATGATCTGGTGGCAGGTTCAATGCGGCAGGAAGGAGAAATGACCATTGAAAAAACGCAGGACGGGACAATCCGGTACAGCAGAAAGTCCGGGGCAGCTAATGAATTAACGAATGCTCTTAATACAATTACCACGCCACGGGGGGGACAATATCAGGTGGTACTTCCCGATGGTACGAAAGTTTGGCTCAATGCCGCCACAAAATTAACCTATCCTGTATCCTTCACGGGGCGTGGGACGCGGGAAGTTGTTTTGGGCGGCGAAGCCTATTTCGAGGTGGCAAAAGATAAAATGCACCCCTTTATTGTTAAAAGTACAGATCAAATTATTACGGTAACCGGCACACATTTTCATGTGAGCTGTTATTTAAATGAACCGCAAATCACTACTCTCGCTGAAGGCAGTGTCCAGGTATTTCAACCGGGCACAAAGAAAACCCAAAAGCTTAAACCAGGACAACAGACTATCCTAAGTAAAGATGGTATCCGCGTAAATGAGGTTAACCCTGAAGATTTCATCGCATGGAAAGATGGCTCATTCGTTTTTGACCAAACCCCAATCAGGCAAGTGTTACAGCAGATTAGCCGATGGTACGATGTTGATGTAGATTACAGCAATTTACCGGATGAATATTTTGATGGTGATTTTCCTCGAAGCGTTAAGCTACCAGAACTGTTACAAAAGATACAGGAAACAAGCAATATTAAGATTGTCATAGAAGGAAGGAGGATCAGGATCAAGTAA
- a CDS encoding RNA polymerase sigma factor yields the protein MKTPYAALSDAELADEFNKGTPKAFEELYARYAFKLYLHARGMLRDQQQAEDVVHDTFAALLEKKETFQLQDTISAYLYRSVSNRILNLFRNEKVKGRYLEEMARALPQASASTDSLVLERELSALIDWHIDRMPAKMREIFILSRKQQLSHREISEQLGTSEGTVKKQIFYALKLIRGKVTGMTSLIALNVILWLSRHT from the coding sequence ATGAAAACCCCTTATGCTGCATTATCTGATGCAGAACTTGCCGATGAATTTAACAAGGGCACCCCAAAAGCCTTTGAGGAGCTTTATGCGCGTTATGCTTTTAAGCTTTACCTGCACGCCCGTGGAATGCTGAGGGACCAGCAACAGGCAGAAGATGTGGTACACGATACCTTTGCGGCATTACTAGAGAAAAAGGAGACTTTCCAGTTGCAGGATACCATCAGCGCGTATTTATACCGCTCGGTAAGTAACCGCATTTTAAACCTGTTTCGCAACGAAAAGGTTAAGGGCCGGTATCTGGAAGAAATGGCCAGGGCACTACCCCAGGCGAGCGCTTCAACCGATTCGCTGGTTTTAGAAAGAGAGCTGTCGGCGCTGATAGACTGGCACATAGACCGGATGCCTGCAAAGATGAGGGAGATTTTTATATTAAGCCGTAAGCAGCAGTTGAGCCATAGGGAAATCTCTGAGCAACTGGGCACCAGCGAGGGCACGGTGAAAAAACAGATCTTTTACGCCTTGAAATTAATCCGTGGAAAGGTCACCGGGATGACCTCGCTGATTGCCTTAAATGTTATTCTTTGGTTAAGCAGGCATACTTAA
- a CDS encoding helix-turn-helix domain-containing protein, producing MNSPFSLQFPPGTMIREISPENVKKQIPAPVVYAPGRIYENQDFTIYQQYYHNLLTYIEFYHGQVKDDHLQVCLSCPNDTLFFIYLLEGSVVMKDHKGENVIEATQGQYYAHYIPQGQYNVILPSGRYSLFYFVLRVEWFAGTMEDSMIYSQVQGCLKQYPGQHCPLPVADITTEVKRLLLRLKQCHPVLSMKLDIQVLLILEKLLSLYDRHLRHGRNLPKSQQVLANILRMYIHQGILSGRPLNIAELADQLFTTPKTLQRYFKLAFDLSPQAYITQQKMEKAHDLILNTGHTLQEISDMLGYNLYSSFSRKFSSHFGHSPEQLRTGSVTDQKA from the coding sequence ATGAACTCACCCTTCTCACTTCAATTTCCGCCCGGTACTATGATCCGGGAAATTTCACCCGAAAATGTCAAAAAACAAATTCCTGCCCCGGTGGTATACGCGCCAGGCCGCATTTATGAAAATCAGGATTTTACCATCTATCAGCAATATTATCATAACCTTTTGACCTATATTGAATTCTATCATGGCCAGGTGAAGGACGATCACCTGCAAGTATGTCTATCCTGCCCCAATGATACCCTGTTCTTTATCTACCTGTTGGAAGGCTCTGTTGTAATGAAGGACCACAAAGGAGAAAATGTTATCGAAGCTACCCAAGGGCAGTATTATGCACATTATATTCCCCAAGGTCAATACAATGTGATATTGCCCAGCGGCAGATATAGCCTGTTTTACTTTGTGCTCCGGGTAGAATGGTTCGCCGGAACTATGGAAGATTCCATGATCTATTCTCAGGTTCAGGGATGCCTGAAACAGTATCCAGGTCAACATTGCCCCTTGCCCGTTGCCGATATCACCACCGAGGTTAAACGCCTGCTGCTCCGCCTGAAACAATGTCATCCAGTCCTGTCTATGAAGCTGGATATTCAGGTGCTGCTGATCCTGGAAAAACTGTTAAGTCTGTACGACCGTCACCTTCGTCATGGCAGAAATCTGCCCAAATCCCAACAAGTACTTGCCAATATTTTACGTATGTACATTCACCAGGGTATTTTAAGCGGAAGACCACTCAACATTGCCGAACTTGCTGACCAGTTATTTACGACACCCAAAACCTTGCAGCGCTACTTTAAACTCGCTTTTGATCTCAGCCCGCAGGCATACATCACCCAGCAAAAAATGGAAAAGGCCCATGACCTGATTTTAAATACAGGACATACCCTACAGGAGATTTCTGATATGTTAGGGTATAATCTCTATTCCTCCTTTAGCCGGAAGTTTTCCTCCCATTTTGGACATTCCCCTGAACAGTTGAGGACGGGTTCGGTTACTGACCAGAAAGCTTGA
- a CDS encoding SMI1/KNR4 family protein has product MHWINTEKLVTESSIIRVERDFKINFPIAFKSLIRQHNHGAPLPNLLHTPDQQPILFGRLLNFNLNRKNDVLEHYAFIQYRIPPGVFPIAVNPAVDYLCFDFRHQDTAPSIIILPHLTQGPQKAPVWMPLASDLNELLNLLKTRPQMQP; this is encoded by the coding sequence ATGCACTGGATTAATACAGAAAAACTAGTTACTGAAAGTTCCATCATCCGTGTAGAACGCGATTTTAAGATCAATTTTCCAATTGCTTTTAAGTCCCTGATCAGACAACACAATCACGGGGCACCGCTTCCAAACCTGCTGCATACCCCTGATCAACAGCCCATCTTATTTGGCCGACTGCTAAATTTTAACCTCAACCGCAAAAACGATGTTCTGGAGCATTATGCTTTTATTCAATACAGGATTCCTCCCGGAGTTTTTCCAATTGCGGTAAACCCAGCGGTAGACTACCTTTGTTTTGATTTTCGTCATCAAGACACCGCACCTTCCATAATTATTCTACCTCATCTCACCCAGGGACCTCAAAAGGCACCAGTATGGATGCCCTTAGCCAGTGATCTGAACGAACTCTTAAACCTTTTAAAAACAAGGCCCCAAATGCAGCCATAA
- a CDS encoding outer membrane beta-barrel protein: MRFVLFSALLWGVACPAFSQISGIVVDWKTRKPVIHAQLYLDDGVYRTREEVTDSLGQFVFTWPASTAYELTLKHIGYEDKKIFFKVPQSYKIHLDTIYMFPVPTLLQKVGLANKTIDLPPVIVKAFKPTISLRGDTLEFNAANFHTTENASILNLFQKLPGLSMDVDGNFYFQGVPIHELYIDGRPVFQNANDEIVDFKMISRLLPASIVDKVQVTSKKQMTGIRPPDPVKIINITTKAKIRKRINGEVGAGYATQNGYKVAATASRFADHSQLMATSTFDNVSSMTPPSSTDESMDMNTRFPGTTRDGKVALSAGFDAGKKAKFNFTYTRMEREGDLQEQQLRQNFLPDSSYFYKALSRKKNYIRTGMLGSNFKYNFNEKNTLSFRADFFQTQSDISSGNQYYTFPGNKPDTLSFGNFSNQDHRDNQRLFLNTEYNHQFISGGELRLNINYDFDHTNSRQHNYSMNFIPGAPLQDTINQMIRPVSSNYNLAFGVQLFKPVGKQFYFQLAYNYYSSHIGNNQLTCNFNQPTGKYELVDTSLTYRFHNRSLQQTFNASLNYHLGKFSASMGATYGLNSFESSGTFSTFNISQQYHFLSPVLNMSWTFTPMSNLRADLSTSPLMPINDYLLPVISLQNPLLVQLGNPAVKPGYSRRFSLDYFFSDTTGTTFSVGSFANFEYNSVSTSVYTESVGRQISKPINVDGTRSLSPTLSFGKRFSKIGLTLNYRAFADLRRTLSLTEGLKNINHSFFLNHDLTLSWNYKKWLELSAAAQLNLRGNKYSLQNNAFYNFTNNRIFLKAAVFLPAGLEVGTAGMYTRNSGVPGSMTLVNGWISKLLSKEKKWLIKWYGFDLLNQSKTQMAVATPNFVDRTQSNSQQQYFMCSLTRYFK, from the coding sequence ATGCGATTTGTACTTTTTTCAGCACTGCTGTGGGGCGTTGCGTGCCCTGCCTTTTCCCAAATTTCAGGCATAGTGGTCGATTGGAAGACCAGAAAGCCCGTTATTCATGCACAACTGTACCTGGACGACGGCGTTTATCGTACCAGGGAGGAAGTAACAGATAGCTTAGGTCAATTTGTTTTTACCTGGCCTGCATCCACAGCATATGAGCTTACACTGAAACATATCGGTTATGAAGACAAAAAAATCTTTTTCAAGGTTCCTCAGTCGTATAAAATTCATCTGGATACCATCTATATGTTTCCAGTGCCTACTCTGCTACAAAAAGTCGGATTGGCTAATAAAACAATTGACCTTCCACCGGTGATCGTAAAAGCCTTTAAACCCACGATTTCCCTGCGTGGGGACACACTGGAATTTAATGCCGCAAATTTTCACACCACAGAAAATGCTTCTATATTAAATCTCTTTCAAAAGCTGCCGGGCCTGTCCATGGATGTGGATGGAAATTTTTATTTTCAGGGTGTACCTATCCATGAGCTGTACATTGATGGTCGCCCTGTTTTCCAAAATGCAAATGACGAAATTGTAGATTTTAAAATGATCTCCAGGTTGTTGCCGGCCAGTATAGTGGATAAGGTCCAGGTGACCAGCAAAAAACAAATGACCGGTATCCGGCCACCTGACCCGGTAAAAATCATCAACATTACCACCAAAGCTAAAATCAGAAAACGCATCAACGGTGAAGTCGGCGCCGGATATGCCACTCAAAACGGTTATAAGGTTGCCGCAACGGCCTCACGTTTCGCCGATCATAGTCAGCTCATGGCCACCTCCACCTTCGACAATGTAAGCAGCATGACCCCGCCCTCTTCCACAGATGAAAGCATGGACATGAACACCCGCTTTCCAGGAACCACCCGTGACGGGAAAGTTGCCCTCAGCGCAGGATTCGATGCCGGAAAAAAAGCCAAGTTCAACTTCACCTATACCAGGATGGAAAGGGAGGGCGACTTACAGGAACAACAGCTCCGTCAAAACTTTCTACCCGACAGCAGCTATTTTTATAAAGCCCTTAGCCGCAAGAAAAACTACATACGCACAGGAATGTTGGGCAGCAATTTTAAATATAATTTTAATGAAAAAAATACCCTCTCCTTCCGGGCTGATTTCTTTCAGACCCAATCCGATATCAGCAGTGGCAACCAGTATTATACCTTTCCAGGGAATAAACCCGATACACTCTCTTTTGGTAATTTCTCCAACCAGGACCATCGGGACAACCAGCGTTTATTCTTGAATACCGAATATAACCACCAATTTATATCCGGCGGAGAATTACGCCTGAACATCAATTATGATTTTGACCACACCAATTCCCGTCAGCATAACTATTCGATGAATTTTATTCCCGGTGCCCCACTTCAGGATACCATCAACCAGATGATCCGTCCGGTTTCTTCTAACTACAACCTGGCTTTTGGCGTTCAGTTGTTTAAGCCTGTGGGTAAACAGTTTTACTTTCAACTAGCTTATAACTACTACAGCAGCCATATCGGTAATAACCAACTGACCTGTAATTTCAATCAGCCGACCGGCAAGTATGAACTTGTAGATACCTCACTGACTTACCGCTTCCATAACCGTTCCTTACAGCAGACATTTAACGCCTCGCTGAACTACCACCTGGGAAAATTCAGCGCTTCAATGGGTGCTACCTACGGATTAAATAGTTTTGAAAGTTCAGGAACCTTTTCCACCTTTAATATCAGTCAGCAATATCATTTCCTTTCACCGGTGCTCAATATGAGCTGGACGTTTACACCAATGTCCAATCTCCGAGCAGACTTGTCTACCTCTCCGCTGATGCCCATCAATGATTATCTCCTTCCGGTAATTTCCCTCCAAAACCCTTTGCTGGTCCAACTGGGCAATCCCGCTGTAAAACCAGGTTACAGCCGAAGGTTTTCGCTGGACTATTTTTTCAGCGATACAACAGGCACCACCTTTTCAGTCGGGAGCTTTGCCAATTTTGAATACAATAGTGTTTCCACATCTGTATATACTGAATCTGTCGGCAGACAAATTTCCAAACCGATTAACGTAGATGGTACCCGTTCACTGTCTCCGACGCTCAGCTTCGGCAAGAGATTTTCCAAAATTGGGCTGACCTTGAACTACCGAGCCTTTGCAGATCTGCGCCGGACATTATCCTTGACAGAAGGCTTGAAAAACATCAACCATAGCTTTTTTTTAAATCACGACCTCACCTTGTCGTGGAACTATAAAAAATGGTTAGAACTCAGTGCGGCAGCACAGCTCAATTTAAGGGGCAATAAATATAGTTTGCAAAATAATGCGTTTTATAATTTCACTAACAACAGGATATTTTTAAAAGCGGCTGTTTTCTTACCCGCCGGGCTTGAAGTAGGGACTGCCGGTATGTATACGCGCAATAGCGGTGTACCGGGATCTATGACCCTGGTCAATGGCTGGATCAGTAAATTGCTGTCTAAAGAAAAAAAATGGTTGATCAAATGGTATGGGTTTGACCTTTTGAACCAAAGTAAAACGCAGATGGCAGTTGCAACACCCAACTTTGTAGACCGGACACAAAGCAATTCCCAGCAGCAATATTTTATGTGTAGCCTGACACGCTACTTTAAATAA